One window from the genome of Nicotiana tomentosiformis chromosome 5, ASM39032v3, whole genome shotgun sequence encodes:
- the LOC104096272 gene encoding dnaJ protein homolog, producing the protein MFGRTPKKSDNTKYYEILGVPKSASQDDLKKAYRKAAIKNHPDKGGDPEKFKELAQAYEVLSDPEKRDIYDQYGEDALKEGMGGGGGGHDPFDIFQSFFGGSPFGGGGSSRGRRQRKGEDVVHPLKVSLEDVYNGTSKKLSLSRNVLCAKCKGKGSKSGASMKCSGCQGSGMKVSIRQLGPSMIQQMQHPCNECKGTGETINDKDRCPQCKGEKVVQEKKVLEVHVEKGMQNGQKITFPGEADEAPETITGDIVFILQQKEHPKFKRKGDDLFVEHTLTLTEALCGFQFILTHLDNRQLLIKSQPGEVVKPDQFKAINDEGMPMYQRPFMRGKLYIHFTVDFPESLTPEQCKNLEAVLPPKPKMEVSEMELDECEETTLHDVNIEEEMRRKQQAAQEAYDDDDDMPGGAQRVQCAQQ; encoded by the exons ATGTTTGGAAGGACACCGAAGAAGAGCGATAACACAAAGTATTATGAGATCTTAGGAGTTCCGAAGAGTGCTTCTCAGGATGATCTCAAAAAGGCTTATCGTAAAGCCGCCATCAAAAACCATCCCGACAAGGGAGGCGATCCTGAAAAG TTTAAAGAGCTTGCCCAAGCTTATGAGGTTTTAAGTGACCCGGAGAAGCGTGATATATATGATCAGTATGGTGAGGACGCTCTCAAGGAAGGAATGGGTGGTGGAGGTGGTGGACACGACCCATTTGACATATTCCAATCCTTCTTCGGCGGAAGCCCCTTTGGAG GTGGTggaagcagcagaggtagaagaCAAAGAAAAGGAGAGGATGTTGTCCACCCTCTCAAGGTTTCTTTGGAGGATGTTTACAATGGAACATCAAAGAAGCTTTCACTATCTCGCAATGTATTGTGCGCAAAGTGCAAGGG TAAAGGGTCTAAGTCAGGTGCTTCAATGAAGTGTTCTGGCTGTCAAGGGTCTGGGATGAAAGTTTCTATTAGACAGCTTGGTCCATCCATGATCCAGCAGATGCAGCACCCTTGCAATGAGTGTAAGGGTACTGGTGAGACAATTAATGACAAAGATAGGTGCCCACAGTGTAAGGGAGAGAAGGTTGTGCAGGAGAAGAAGGTGTTGGAAGTTCACGTGGAGAAGGGTATGCAGAATGGGCAGAAGATAACATTCCCAGGCGAGGCAGATGAAGCG CCGGAAACTATTACTGGAGACATAGTTTTTATCTTGCAACAGAAGGAACATCCTAAGTTCAAGCGAAAGGGAGATGATCTTTTTGTTGAGCACACATTGACCTTGACCGAGGCCCTATGTGGTTTCCAGTTCATCTTGACTCACCTAGACAACAGACAGCTGCTGATCAAGTCCCAACCTGGCGAAGTTGTCAAGCCTG ATCAGTTTAAGGCTATCAACGATGAAGGAATGCCAATGTACCAAAGGCCTTTTATGAGAGGGAAATTGTACATTCATTTCACTGTTGATTTCCCTGAGTCATTAACCCCAGAGCAGTGCAAGAACCTTGAAGCGGTGCTGCCGCCAAAACCCAAAATGGAAGTGTCTGAAATGGAAttggatgaatgtgaggagaccACTTTGCATGATGTGAACATTGAGGAGGAGATGCGAAGGAAGCAGCAAGCAGCCCAAGAGGCTTACGACGACGATGATGATATGCCTGGTGGTGCACAGAGAGTCCAATGTGCACAGCAGTAA